A stretch of the Lolium perenne isolate Kyuss_39 chromosome 3, Kyuss_2.0, whole genome shotgun sequence genome encodes the following:
- the LOC127343736 gene encoding respiratory burst oxidase homolog protein A — MRGGASARWGSAGTTPRSLSTGSSPRASEPGSEDGEELVEVTLDLQDDDTIVLRSVEPAAAQAGLGALRLPAGELADGGASASSSRSPSIRRTSSYRLLQFSQELKAEALARARQFSQDLTKRFSRSHSRDESHYHQQVPPSSSGSGIEDALAARAERRQRAQLDRTRSGAHRALRGLRFISGNKASNAWRDVQANFDRLARDGYLSRADFAECIGMTESKEFALELFDTLSRRRRMKLDTVNKEELREIWQQITDNSFDSRLQIFFDMVDKNADGRIGEAEVKEIIMLSASANKLSRLKEQAEEYAALIMEELDPEQLGYIELWQLETLLLQKDTYVNYSQALSYTSQALSQNLALRKKGSIRKISYTLTYYVEDNWRRLWVLALWIGIMAGLFTWKFIQYRERYVFNVMGYCVTTAKGAAETLKLNMAIILLPVCRNTITWLRNTRAARVLPFDDSINFHKTIAAAIVVGVILHAGNHIVCDFPRLIHSSDEMYDPLAQYFGETKPTYFTLFKGAEGVTGLIMVVCMIIAFTLATRWFRRNLVKLPKPFDKLTGFNAFWYSHHLFAIVYVALIVHGQCVYLIHVWYRKTTWMYLAVPVCLYAGERILRFFRSGSCSVRLLKVAIYPGNVLSLQMSKPPAFRYKSGQYMFVQCPAVSPFEWHPFSITSAPGDDYLSIHVRQLGDWTRELKRVFSAACEPPASGKSGLLRADDTTKKTLPKLCIDGPYGSPAQDYGKYDVLLLVGLGIGATPFISILKDLLNNIIKMEEEEGASTDLYPPTGRNKPHVDLNTLMRVATRPKKVLKTTNAYFYWVTREQGSFDWFKGVMNEIAELDQRNIIEMHNYLTSVYEEGDARSALITMLQSLNHAKNGVDIVSGTKVRTHFARPNWKKVLAKIASKHPYAKIGVFYCGTPVLAQELGKLCHEFNGKCTTKFDFHKEHF; from the exons ATGAGGGGCGGCGCCTCGGCGCGATGGGGCTCCGCGGGGACGACGCCGCGGTCGCTGAGCACGGGCTCGTCGCCGCGCGCGTCCGAGCCGGGCTCCGAGGACGGGGAGGAGCTGGTGGAGGTGACGCTGGACCTGCAGGACGACGACACCATCGTGCTGCGCAGCGTCGAGCCGGCCGCGGCGCAGGCGGGCCTGGGCGCGCTGCGGCTGCCGGCGGGCGAGCTCGCGGACGGCGGCGCGTCGGCGTCGTCCTCGCGGTCGCCGTCGATCCGCCGGACGTCGTCGTACCGGCTGCTGCAGTTCTCGCAGGAGCTCAAGGCGGAGGCGCTGGCCCGCGCGCGCCAGTTCTCGCAGGACCTCACCAAGCGCTTCAGCCGCAGCCACAGCCGCGACGAGAGCCACTACCACCAGCAggtaccgccgtcttcctcgggCTCCGGCATCGAAGACGCGCTCGCCGCACGCGCCGAGCGCCGGCAGCGCGCGCAGCTCGACCGCACGCGCTCCGGCGCGCACCGGGCGCTGCGAGGACTCCGCTTCATCAGCGGCAACAAGGCCAGCAACGCGTGGCGGGACGTCCAGGCCAACTTCGACCGCCTCGCACGCGACGGCTACCTCTCCCGCGCCGACTTCGCGGAATGCATAG GGATGACGGAGTCCAAGGAGTTCGCCCTGGAGCTGTTCGACACATTGAGCCGGCGGCGCCGGATGAAGCTCGACACGGTCAACAAGGAGGAGCTGCGAGAGATCTGGCAGCAGATCACCGACAACAGCTTCGACTCCCGCCTCCAAATCTTCTTCGACAT GGTGGATAAGAACGCGGACGGCCGGATCGGGGAGGCGGAGGTGAAAGAG ATTATCATGCTAAGCGCGTCCGCCAACAAGCTGTCGAGGCTCAAGGAGCAGGCGGAGGAGTACGCCGCGTTGATCATGGAGGAGCTTGACCCCGAACAGCTGGGCTACATTGAG CTGTGGCAATTGGAGACGCTTCTATTGCAGAAAGACACGTACGTGAACTACAGCCAGGCTTTAAGTTACACAAGCCAGGCACTGAGTCAGAACCTGGCACTAAGGAAGAAGGGCTCAATCCGCAAAATAAGCTACACGTTGACCTACTACGTGGAGGACAACTGGAGACGCCTATGGGTGCTTGCATTGTGGATTGGAATAATGGCTGGACTCTTCACCTGGAAGTTCATACAGTATCGTGAGCGCTACGTCTTCAATGTGATGGGCTACTGCGTAACAACCGCAAAAGGCGCTGCTGAAACCTTGAAGCTGAATATGGCAATTATCCTCTTGCCAGTATGCCGTAATACCATCACTTGGCTGCGAAATACAAGGGCTGCACGTGTATTGCCGTTTGATGACAGTATCAACTTCCACAAG ACTATTGCAGCAGCGATTGTGGTTGGTGTAATTCTCCATGCAGGGAACCACATTGTATGCGATTTTCCACGGCTTATACATTCATCGGATGAGATGTATGATCCTTTGGCCCAGTATTTTGGAGAAACAAAGCCCACATATTTTACATTATTCAAAGGAGCAGAGGGCGTCACTGGGTTAATCATGGTTGTGTGCATGATAATTGCTTTTACTTTAGCAACACGGTGGTTCCGTCGTAACCTGGTTAAGCTTCCAAAACCATTCGACAAGCTGACTGGTTTCAATGCTTTCTGGTACTCTCATCATCTATTTGCCATTGTGTACGTGGCTCTCATTGTTCATGGCCAATGTGTGTACCTTATTCATGTCTGGTACAGAAAAACG ACATGGATGTACCTTGCAGTGCCTGTGTGCTTGTATGCAGGGGAGAGGATTCTAAGGTTCTTCAGATCTGGTAGTTGTTCTGTCCGGCTCTTGAAG GTGGCCATTTATCCTGGCAATGTTTTGTCGCTGCAAATGTCCAAACCTCCCGCATTTCGTTACAAGAGCGGGCAATACATGTTTGTTCAGTGTCCAGCGGTGTCACCTTTTGAATG GCATCCCTTCTCAATTACTTCAGCCCCTGGGGATGACTATCTCAGCATTCATGTTCGACAACTTGGTGACTGGACACGAGAGCTGAAGAGAGTATTCTCTGCAGCTTGCGAGCCACCAGCGAGTGGAAAAAGTGGCCTTCTTAGAGCAGATGACACAACTAAGAAAAC CTTGCCCAAGCTTTGTATCGACGGGCCTTATGGTTCTCCTGCTCAGGACTATGGCAAGTACGATGTTTTACTACTTGTTGGATTAGGAATTGGTGCTACGCCCTTTATAAGCATACTGAAGGATCTGCTCAACAACATTATCAAAATGGAGGAAGAGGAG GGTGCTTCAACGGACCTTTATCCACCAACTGGCCGGAATAAGCCACATGTTGATCTGAACACACTTATGAGAGTTGCCACGAGACCAAAGAAGGTCTTAAAGACCACAAATGCTTACTTTTATTGGGTGACACGTGAGCAGGGCTCTTTTGATTGGTTCAAGGGAGTCATGAATGAGATTGCTGAGTTGGATCAAAGG AATATCATTGAGATGCACAACTACCTCACAAGCGTCTACGAGGAAGGGGATGCTCGGTCAGCGCTCATCACAATGCTTCAATCTCTGAACCATGCCAAGAATGGCGTTGATATTGTCTCTGGAACTAAA GTTCGGACACATTTTGCAAGACCAAATTGGAAAAAGGTCCTAGCTAAAATTGCCTCCAAGCATCCATATGCCAAGATAG GTGTATTCTACTGCGGAACTCCAGTCCTGGCACAAGAGCTTGGCAAGCTTTGCCACGAATTCAATGGGAAATGCACCACAAAATTCGACTTCCACAAGGAGCATTTCTGA